Proteins from a single region of Catenulispora acidiphila DSM 44928:
- a CDS encoding acyl-CoA dehydrogenase family protein, translating to MAADLGWTAASEDAARVASGAGVASAVGIAGGTGVASTTGTAGAANIARAVEVESGSVVARAGKVVGGAGVASAAEIAGGSAIASAAKIGGGAGVASAAGVAGGSGAAVAAGIAEGSGSAKSAGVEGGSDVARAAGAAGGSGVAQSQGAVVAGVALAGTEALPGARGVIAAPRGDGWELTGTAIVDDAQAALFLVALPDPDAPALVAVPRDAPGVSVLTACWPPVVRFAATPVSAADVVAPTAEALADPLARARVRQAAYLLGIAEGAHRVALDHTGFRHQFGSRLRDLPAVSFPLARALVALRATRAAVYRAAWLVDAEPDSISTEPVIALAMAAETAREVLRLCMQSCGVRAMTAELGLHRYFRLAAAESSRYGEPAALWRIVGAARLREARAAAGREFALAAPVGY from the coding sequence ATGGCCGCCGACCTCGGCTGGACGGCCGCCTCGGAGGATGCGGCGAGGGTCGCGAGCGGCGCAGGCGTTGCGAGCGCGGTGGGAATCGCGGGCGGCACAGGCGTTGCGAGCACGACGGGGACCGCGGGCGCCGCAAACATTGCAAGGGCGGTGGAGGTAGAGAGCGGCTCGGTCGTTGCGAGGGCTGGGAAGGTCGTGGGCGGCGCAGGCGTTGCGAGTGCGGCGGAGATCGCAGGCGGCTCGGCCATTGCGAGCGCGGCGAAAATCGGGGGCGGCGCAGGCGTTGCGAGCGCGGCGGGCGTTGCGGGTGGCTCGGGCGCTGCGGTTGCGGCGGGGATCGCGGAAGGTTCGGGCTCTGCCAAGTCGGCGGGCGTCGAGGGCGGCTCAGATGTCGCAAGGGCTGCGGGCGCTGCTGGCGGCTCGGGCGTTGCGCAGTCGCAGGGTGCTGTCGTGGCAGGCGTGGCGCTGGCGGGCACGGAAGCTCTCCCCGGTGCGCGCGGCGTCATCGCAGCTCCGCGCGGCGATGGCTGGGAGCTGACCGGTACCGCGATCGTTGATGATGCCCAAGCCGCCTTGTTCCTGGTGGCGCTTCCTGATCCTGATGCGCCGGCTCTGGTCGCGGTGCCCCGCGATGCCCCTGGCGTCAGTGTCCTGACCGCGTGTTGGCCGCCGGTCGTGCGCTTCGCGGCCACACCGGTCTCGGCGGCGGATGTGGTCGCCCCCACTGCCGAGGCGCTCGCTGATCCGCTGGCTCGTGCGCGGGTGCGGCAGGCGGCGTACCTGCTGGGTATTGCCGAGGGTGCGCATCGCGTTGCGCTGGATCACACTGGCTTCCGGCATCAGTTCGGTAGTCGGCTGCGCGATCTGCCTGCCGTCTCGTTTCCGCTGGCTCGGGCTCTGGTGGCGCTGCGGGCGACGCGGGCGGCGGTCTATCGTGCGGCCTGGTTGGTGGACGCCGAGCCCGACTCCATCAGCACCGAGCCGGTCATCGCCCTTGCGATGGCGGCCGAGACCGCGCGGGAGGTGCTGCGCCTGTGCATGCAGAGCTGCGGGGTGCGGGCGATGACCGCGGAGCTGGGTCTGCATCGCTACTTCCGTCTCGCTGCTGCCGAGTCCTCGCGCTACGGCGAGCCCGCTGCCCTGTGGCGTATCGTCGGCGCTGCTCGTCTGCGGGAGGCGCGGGCTGCTGCTGGGCGGGAGTTCGCGCTCGCGGCGCCGGTCGGGTACTAG
- a CDS encoding AfsR/SARP family transcriptional regulator — protein MDHGATEKGTRPDLRFAILGSFECWADGSIIALRGPLQERLAVSLLLNRNRVVPVSRLVETIWEDGGPETAAHQVRKMTSDLRKRVPGMASLLTTSGVGYRIRVPEETLDLGIFTAALSDARRATEEGDLRSAAAKLRLALDQWRGPVLGGEGGPVIQAMSTALEERRLTALEQLFAIRLDLGEASRLVGDLREAVGANPVREHLRGQLMRALYLSGRQTDALAEYQSLRQYLDEEHGVEPGAELAELQQRILRNDASLGSHGEARRETQVAVPAPASTAAAGGFPTTLPYDLPDFTGRQEALDAVCAAGQPSGSGAHRLRIVLIDGMAGSGKTALAVHAAHFLQESHPDGQLYLDLHGFTPERDSVDTHEALGILLGALGISGSDVPVDPEARIARWRTATVNRRMLLVFDDAESAAQIRGLLPSSSESTVLITSRVRIKGIDGARAVSLGVLSPAESLSLLERVLGRERVANESEAAMRLADLCGHLPLALRISAARLASRDHWTIARLASRLSNESRKLVELAVEDRSIRACIKSSLEALDQEHLEYLRYFCLHPGDDVEIHAAAALTGLDVYGAEDIVELLLDRHLMEPRLAERYTVHSLVRAYVLEQYTDPEGEGPAFERLTNYYRTAICRATDAAFPGRSPFSAGLPAYEGDVPELEDRSLALAWVDAEYRNILPSLAEAVRRGSYPPVVESARNLIYHLHLRGRSDAFLEAATLGVASSRQTGDPASIRMSLVNLAVAYWHRGDLPAGLVQLREALEVATASGDRAGQAVCLGRLGTFYSTLGDLRAAVEHLERSIPMHLETGNLKEVAEARFHLSSAFNTLGRYEDAAAQAEAAVAVNQELSSPSTLIMALVNLGTAQTGLGLHHEALGTLSEALEWEGRLGGSMSKALILARMVPACRSTGARDAAAQFARQAAEAVRAPHTSPMHRVAVLDLLGEHALKENKLSAARELFTEAIELSEDLGLRLDAAWATAGLAGALAAAGEDGDAQVLLHRSDPILADIGLPEKLRRRSRG, from the coding sequence GTGGACCACGGGGCCACAGAAAAAGGTACCCGACCAGACCTCCGCTTCGCCATCCTCGGCTCGTTCGAATGCTGGGCCGACGGCAGCATCATCGCTTTGCGCGGTCCGCTTCAGGAACGCCTCGCCGTCTCCTTGTTATTGAACCGGAACCGCGTGGTGCCCGTCTCCCGTCTTGTGGAGACGATCTGGGAGGACGGCGGTCCCGAGACCGCCGCGCACCAGGTCCGCAAGATGACCTCGGACCTGCGAAAACGCGTGCCGGGCATGGCTTCTCTGCTGACGACCTCCGGTGTGGGCTACCGCATCAGGGTCCCGGAGGAGACGCTGGACCTCGGGATCTTCACCGCGGCGTTGAGCGACGCGCGCCGCGCGACCGAAGAGGGCGATCTGCGCTCCGCCGCGGCCAAGTTACGCCTGGCACTGGACCAATGGCGCGGTCCGGTGCTCGGAGGCGAGGGCGGGCCGGTGATCCAGGCGATGAGCACCGCCTTGGAGGAACGCCGGCTGACCGCTCTGGAGCAGTTGTTCGCGATCCGGCTGGACCTCGGCGAGGCCAGCCGCCTGGTCGGCGACCTGCGGGAGGCGGTGGGTGCGAACCCGGTCCGGGAGCACTTGCGCGGGCAGTTGATGCGAGCCTTGTATCTGTCCGGACGCCAGACCGACGCGCTGGCCGAATACCAGAGCCTGCGGCAGTATCTCGACGAGGAACACGGGGTCGAGCCTGGCGCGGAGCTGGCCGAGTTGCAGCAACGCATTCTGCGCAACGACGCGAGCTTGGGCAGCCATGGGGAGGCTCGCAGGGAGACGCAGGTCGCGGTCCCGGCGCCGGCTTCCACGGCTGCGGCTGGCGGCTTTCCCACGACTCTGCCTTATGACCTGCCCGATTTCACGGGGCGCCAGGAGGCGCTGGACGCCGTGTGCGCGGCGGGGCAGCCGTCCGGGTCCGGAGCGCACCGGCTGCGGATCGTGCTGATCGACGGGATGGCGGGCAGCGGCAAGACGGCGTTGGCTGTTCATGCCGCGCACTTTCTGCAGGAGTCGCATCCCGACGGTCAGCTGTATCTGGACCTGCATGGGTTCACTCCCGAGCGCGATTCCGTGGACACCCATGAGGCGCTGGGCATTCTGCTCGGCGCGCTGGGCATCTCAGGGTCCGATGTTCCGGTCGATCCGGAGGCGCGGATCGCGCGCTGGCGTACGGCGACCGTCAATCGGCGCATGCTGCTGGTGTTCGACGACGCGGAGAGCGCCGCGCAGATCCGCGGGCTGCTGCCGAGTTCTTCCGAGAGCACGGTGCTGATCACCAGCCGCGTGCGCATCAAGGGGATCGACGGCGCGCGGGCTGTTTCGCTGGGCGTGCTGTCTCCGGCGGAGAGCTTGTCCCTGCTGGAAAGGGTGCTCGGACGGGAGCGCGTGGCCAACGAGTCCGAGGCCGCGATGCGGCTGGCGGACTTGTGCGGGCATCTGCCTTTGGCGCTGCGAATCAGTGCGGCGCGTCTGGCGAGCCGGGACCACTGGACCATCGCGCGGTTGGCGAGCCGGCTGTCGAACGAGTCGCGCAAGCTGGTCGAGCTGGCGGTGGAGGATCGCAGCATCAGGGCTTGCATCAAGTCCTCCCTCGAGGCGCTCGATCAGGAGCATCTGGAGTACCTGCGGTATTTCTGCCTGCATCCCGGCGACGATGTGGAGATCCACGCGGCGGCGGCGCTCACCGGTCTGGACGTGTACGGCGCCGAGGACATCGTCGAGCTCTTGCTCGATCGGCATCTGATGGAGCCGCGGTTGGCGGAGCGGTACACGGTGCACAGTTTGGTGCGTGCCTATGTGCTGGAGCAGTACACCGACCCGGAGGGCGAGGGTCCCGCGTTCGAGCGGCTGACCAACTACTACCGGACGGCGATCTGCCGGGCTACCGACGCCGCCTTCCCGGGGCGGAGCCCGTTCTCGGCTGGGCTGCCCGCTTACGAGGGCGACGTCCCGGAGCTGGAGGACCGGAGCCTGGCTCTGGCGTGGGTCGACGCCGAGTATCGCAATATTCTGCCTTCGCTGGCCGAGGCGGTGCGGCGCGGCAGCTATCCGCCGGTCGTGGAGAGTGCTCGCAACCTGATTTACCACCTGCACTTGCGCGGGCGCAGCGATGCGTTCCTTGAGGCGGCCACGCTTGGTGTCGCCTCGTCGCGTCAGACCGGGGATCCGGCGTCGATCCGGATGAGTCTGGTGAACCTCGCGGTGGCTTATTGGCATCGGGGGGATCTGCCGGCGGGTCTGGTTCAGTTGCGCGAGGCGCTGGAGGTCGCGACCGCATCCGGGGATCGGGCGGGGCAGGCTGTGTGCCTGGGCCGTCTCGGGACGTTCTACTCCACGCTGGGCGATCTGCGGGCGGCTGTGGAGCACCTTGAGCGCAGCATCCCGATGCATCTTGAGACCGGGAATCTCAAGGAGGTGGCCGAGGCTCGGTTCCATCTCAGCTCGGCGTTCAACACCCTCGGCCGCTACGAGGACGCCGCCGCGCAGGCCGAGGCGGCCGTCGCGGTGAATCAGGAGCTGAGCAGTCCCAGCACGCTGATCATGGCGCTGGTGAACCTCGGGACCGCGCAGACCGGGCTGGGCTTGCACCATGAGGCGCTCGGGACGTTGAGCGAGGCGTTGGAGTGGGAGGGCCGGCTCGGCGGGTCGATGTCGAAGGCGCTCATCCTGGCGCGGATGGTTCCGGCGTGCCGGTCAACTGGCGCTCGGGACGCGGCGGCGCAGTTCGCGCGTCAGGCCGCCGAGGCGGTGCGCGCTCCGCATACCTCGCCGATGCACCGGGTCGCCGTGCTCGATCTGCTCGGAGAGCACGCGCTGAAGGAGAACAAGCTCAGCGCGGCGCGGGAGCTGTTCACCGAGGCGATCGAGCTGAGCGAGGATCTCGGGCTGCGCCTGGACGCGGCGTGGGCGACCGCTGGGCTGGCCGGGGCGTTGGCGGCGGCCGGCGAGGACGGCGACGCGCAGGTGCTGCTGCACCGCAGCGATCCGATCCTGGCCGACATCGGGCTTCCGGAGAAGCTGCGGCGGCGCTCCCGGGGCTGA
- a CDS encoding acyl-CoA dehydrogenase family protein, whose amino-acid sequence MRFGFTEDQQRFRADVRRTLRSAEVRAAAEQATGAAGVEPDARPLYRMLGGLGLLAVHWPVEFGGAGRPLTDAAILAEELVRAGVPDTFHVNTIQIVGQFLLMAGDAEQKRRHLPALARGESFASVLYTEPDAGSDLGALRTVAEPDGDGGYRITGTKVFSLKTRFVDLGLCAARTTPTAGKYQGISLFLVDMRAPGVTVSMIPGIGDEHFHRVELDGVAVSAADLIGPRDEGWPLLNEALAVERTGLDYYLKAERWLDTALEALVDRDPDSAHAAHLEQIGRWHGALTADHSLAWEVLTGLEAGRIDQLAAAVAKYHSSELAQGIAAWAADIPSPDQRANRTRPAKILDSAHREAPGLTLSAGTSEVMLHIVAAAFDSLP is encoded by the coding sequence ATGCGGTTCGGATTCACTGAGGATCAACAGCGGTTCCGGGCGGATGTGCGAAGGACGCTGCGCTCTGCCGAGGTGCGCGCCGCCGCGGAGCAGGCCACCGGCGCGGCGGGCGTCGAGCCGGACGCGCGTCCGCTGTATCGGATGCTCGGCGGGCTGGGATTGCTCGCCGTGCACTGGCCCGTCGAGTTCGGCGGGGCGGGACGTCCGCTGACCGACGCCGCGATCCTCGCCGAGGAGCTGGTGCGTGCCGGAGTGCCGGACACCTTTCACGTCAACACGATCCAGATCGTCGGGCAGTTCCTGCTGATGGCCGGCGACGCGGAGCAGAAGCGCAGGCATCTGCCGGCTTTGGCGCGCGGCGAGAGCTTCGCATCAGTGCTCTACACCGAGCCCGACGCCGGGTCGGATCTCGGTGCGCTGCGGACGGTCGCCGAGCCGGACGGTGACGGCGGCTACCGCATCACCGGCACGAAGGTCTTCAGCCTCAAGACGCGCTTCGTCGACCTCGGCCTGTGCGCGGCCCGTACGACGCCGACCGCCGGGAAGTACCAGGGGATCAGCCTGTTCCTGGTCGACATGCGCGCGCCCGGCGTGACGGTGTCGATGATCCCCGGCATCGGGGACGAGCACTTCCACCGGGTCGAGCTGGACGGCGTGGCGGTGTCGGCGGCGGACCTGATCGGCCCGCGCGACGAGGGATGGCCACTGCTGAACGAGGCGCTCGCGGTGGAACGCACCGGTCTCGACTACTACCTGAAAGCGGAGCGCTGGCTCGACACCGCACTGGAAGCCCTGGTCGACCGCGACCCGGACTCCGCGCACGCGGCACACCTGGAGCAGATCGGGCGCTGGCACGGCGCACTCACCGCCGACCACTCCCTGGCCTGGGAAGTACTCACCGGCCTCGAAGCAGGCCGCATCGACCAGCTCGCCGCCGCCGTCGCCAAGTACCACAGCAGCGAACTCGCGCAGGGCATCGCCGCCTGGGCCGCCGACATCCCCAGCCCCGACCAGCGAGCGAACCGCACCCGCCCCGCCAAGATCCTCGACTCCGCCCACCGCGAAGCACCCGGCCTGACCCTCTCAGCAGGCACCTCCGAGGTGATGCTCCACATCGTCGCCGCCGCCTTCGACTCCCTCCCCTAA
- a CDS encoding response regulator, with protein sequence MTIRVLICDELPIIGDGLRTLLDAVPDIEVIGTTDNGMEAIVLVRTARPEVVVTDLNLRTISGLEMIRRLAKEDTPPSIVVFTEADADKTVSDVLHAGVSCLLGKDARPQELIAAIQAAATGQTVLAPSIAQRLVGWFRAQPEPQEAAMCPGASELTSREREVVRMVARGMSTEEVARELIIGEATVRTHVYRVRTKLGVRDRAELVSLAYRSGLIN encoded by the coding sequence ATGACCATCCGGGTCCTCATCTGTGACGAACTGCCGATCATCGGGGACGGCCTTCGGACCCTGCTCGACGCGGTGCCGGACATCGAGGTGATCGGCACGACCGACAACGGCATGGAGGCCATCGTCCTGGTGCGCACCGCGCGGCCCGAGGTCGTGGTCACCGACCTGAACCTGCGCACCATCTCCGGCCTGGAGATGATCCGCAGACTCGCCAAGGAGGACACCCCACCGAGCATCGTGGTGTTCACCGAAGCCGACGCCGACAAGACCGTCAGCGACGTCCTGCACGCCGGCGTCAGCTGCCTGCTCGGCAAGGACGCCCGCCCCCAGGAACTGATCGCCGCGATCCAGGCAGCCGCCACCGGCCAGACCGTCCTGGCGCCCAGCATCGCCCAACGCCTCGTCGGCTGGTTCCGCGCCCAACCCGAACCCCAGGAAGCCGCCATGTGCCCCGGCGCCTCCGAGCTGACCTCCCGCGAGCGCGAAGTGGTCCGCATGGTCGCCCGCGGCATGTCCACCGAGGAGGTGGCCCGCGAGCTGATCATCGGCGAGGCGACGGTCCGCACACACGTGTACCGAGTGCGGACGAAGCTCGGCGTACGGGACCGCGCGGAGCTGGTGTCACTGGCCTACCGCTCAGGACTCATCAACTAG